A window of Grus americana isolate bGruAme1 unplaced genomic scaffold, bGruAme1.mat scaffold_984, whole genome shotgun sequence contains these coding sequences:
- the LOC129201356 gene encoding uncharacterized protein LOC129201356 isoform X1, translating to MLSEITKSVKFPVPLLSLSHSLVLRHVAFFEAVEATPGAMGCQNQVLLPVAGFAYLRRLCVPACVSLSVPQSLSSLLCSALFHCVCPVPCPTFILPSFFLAFFFVLLSCSPTLFLAPSDRPFPGTFVSLLLAPVFLSPLPSPRLPLLSLCPSVLLPAPLFLTLPQRPAPRSSFPLLRSPSPCSPARFSHAPASFFYSLLLCPAPRAAVPRRTSRSGSLPLFSFPPSPWRCPPRVVSASLSRSPSWFVGRRPAASLPAASSSLSVRLPVPVLHSPSLSLPRAFSLAAAPPPIQLAATFLLSASVLQLAPRFWRQPAHSSPALQQPDGPTVCLFHAGLASVALGRTAEVPQGRAPSPGAESLPGPALCVTE from the coding sequence atgctcagtgaaattactaagagcgttaagtttcccgtgcctttgctttcactctcccattctcttgtcttgcggcacgtcgcattttttgaggccgtggaagcgacaccgggagcgatgggttgtcagaaccaggtcctcctgcctgtcgctggttttgcttaccttcgccgtctctgtgtaccagcctgcgtctctctctctgttcctcaatccctgtcctctcttctctgttctgctttgtttcactgcgtatgtcccgttccctgtcccacctttatccttccttccttcttcctcgcctttttctttgtccttttgtcctgctccccgaccctgtttctcgctccatctgaccgtccttttcctggcacctttgtgtctctgctccttgcccccgtctttctctcccctctgcccagtcctcgtctccctcttttgtctctctgcccctctgtcctgctccctgcccctctttttctcaccctgccccagcgtcccgctccccggtcctctttccctctgttgcgctctccttctccctgctccccagcccgcttctctcacgctcccgcttcctttttttattctctgttgctctgtcctgctccccgtgccgctgtccctcgccgtacctctcggtccggctccctgcccttattctcttttcctccctcgccgtggcgctgcccgcccagggtcgtttctgcctctctgtcccgctccccgtcctggtttgtcggtcgccgtcccgctgcctctcttcctgccgcttcttcctccctctctgtcaggctccctgtccccgtccttcactcgccgtccctttccttgcctcgtgctttctcgctcgccgccgcccccccccccatccagctggctgccacttttctcctctcagccagcgtcctgcagctggctcctcggttttggcggcagcctgcacatagcagcccagctctccagcagcctgacggaccgaccgtgtgtctgttccacgccggactggcgagcgtggctctgggtaggacagccgaggtgccccagggccgggccccgagccccggtgcggagtctctcccgggaccggctctgtgtgtgactgaataa